Sequence from the Fulvivirga ligni genome:
ATCCAAAATAGATAATGGAACCAATAAAGAATATGGCAAATATAGGCACACTATAATAGACCAAAACCACACCAAATATTATCAAGTTGAAGGCAGAGAAGAGGGTATTCAAGGTAGTAGTTGAGATAAACTCCTGAATACGTTCATGATCATAAATCCTTTGTACAATATCTCCTGTATTCTTAGAATCAAAAAAAGCAATTGGCAATCGCATTAATTTCATGAGAAAATCTGAAATTAAATTGATATTTATCCTGCTGGTCATATGCAACAAAATCCATCCTCGAATCAACTCCACAGTTGTTTGCGATACAAACAAGACTAATTGGGCCATCAAAATTAGATAGACAAAATTAAGGTTGCGGTAATTAATGCCATAATCAACCATAGCCTGGGTTAAAAATGGAAAAATTAGCTGCAATAAGCTCCCTACTAATAATCCTAAGGCCAGCTGTAGTATATATTTACCATAGGGCTTAAAGTACCAAAACAAAAGGTGAAATCATATGCTTTATCCACACCTCCAGACATTCCTTTAAATTCAGGTGTCTGTTCTAGAACCAACGCATAGCCTGTAGCTTTTTCTTCGTAACCTTCACCTGTCCATCCCTCTAAGAAATCCCTCACTTGGTACTTCACAAGTCCGTGTGCTGGATCGGCCACGTAAACTTTATTCATTTTAATTTTATATACTACTACGAAATGACGCTCTCTCCAATGCACAATACAAGGAAGTGGCACTTCCTTCAAGAGAGTTTTCCAATTTATTCTGACAGCAAGAGTATTATACCCAATACTCTCCGCAGCTTCGGCCAGTCCACTAAAGGAAACTCCTTCATTAGTTATTCCTGATTTTTCTCTCAGAAAATCTACTGAATAGGATTTTCCATGATATTTTGCAATCATTCTTTAAACAACTGGGGCCACAATCTGTAACATCCAACTGCCTGTAAAATGGAAATTTCCTCAACCTCATATTGTGACAATATAAGAACTATTATAGAGTTTCTAATAAAACAAGATTTAAATGTTAAATAATTGAATCATTGATAGATATTGCCATCATAGTAAAATGAGATGCAGCTCGAACTATTTAATTGTATCGAGACCTACGCATCCGTTAATTAAGTTAGGTATAAACACAAATCTTGCTGCCCAGTCGTGCAATGAAAGAATGTTGAAAAACAGGCTCATCTCAAGTCCTTAGTGGTAGTTGCGATCTATAAAATGCTCCAGCTCTCGGAAGACCTTGCAGCAAGAAAGACTTTTTTGTTACTTTTTTGGTCGATTGCAAAAAAGTAAAGAACTGTGGAGATGGAGTGCCGAAAGTAAGCAGTACAAATGCTGAGCTCTACAAATCCTGGTTATAAATAAGGATTAGGTTGGATTGGCAGCAGTTTCGCAGATGGAGACGCCTACGAAGGCGAAATGAGTTTTTTTTCATTTGGTTAAAATAAAAAAGCAGAACCTTCTACAGATTCTGCTTTCTTGTCGGGATGACTGGATTATAACCTCCCCTTAATATCTATTGAATATCAATTAGTTACGTTAATTTTCATTTTAGAGGTACACGAATTGGTGCTCAAAATTGTTTTCGTAATTTATCTTACATAAAGATAATGACCTAAAAATTCATAACAAATTATTTTTCCACATGCTATTCTCTATTATTAATGATTACTTCAAAATTCCGTTTTGAAAAGCTTTTAAAATCTTAATGGCATAAGCTATTTCCCAATCATTAGTTCTAGCCCATTCTTTGGCTATATCAGACTCTTTCTCATTGTCAATATTCTGATCGAGTACCATATAAATGCGTTCAGCAAGTTCATCCGATTTCTTTAGAAACTGAGCTGCTTTTCTCCCTAAAACCTCAGCAGCAATAATCAATGGGTCAAACCCTTCCGCTGGGAATGTATCATAGTAATGATCCAAAATTTCATCATAATTGAATTCAAAGTAGTATTTGATAATGAGTAAAATGTCTACCAGATCATTTTCCCTTTCTTCTGGCCTGTCACTCCAAGCAACTAGTTTCAAAAGTATCATTCCTGGCAAAGGAGGAATATTGACAAAACGATTCTCAATTTGAACTACCTCAGGTTCCTCCAAAACTTCTTTCATCCCCAGAACATGTAGATCTGAATATCTTTGATGGAATTGTTCAGTATCATGTTCCTCAATTTCTCCAAAAGGAAGGATATCAACAGCCACATTATACGTGGGAGAATAAAATGTCCAAGGAGCTTTAACCTTATTAAAACCTTTAGCTTCAAAAGATTTAGTCAAGTCATCATATTCATGTATTGAGGAGATCATGATTGCAAAATCAATATCCTTTGTCCCTCTATTTGGCTTATTTCCTTTTTTTAGAAGCTCTAAAGCTATGGCACTAGCCCCAATTAGATAGTAAGGAATATTATGACTGATCATGACTTCATCAACATGATCAAAAACTTCCTTGAAAAAGGGAATTGCAAGTTCTTTATAACTTTGATTGGATGTGTTCATTAAAAATCATTTCAGCAGTTTCAGTATTTCTTTTGCCTCCCTCAACCATTAATTCTGCATATATTAACATTGGAGGAACTATGCCACGACCTTTATTGTCCCAAAACATCTCAAGCACTTCAAGTTCTCCCTTCTCCCTTGGAATCAACCTGTAGTTCTTCATCAGGCTAATGCTTGTTTCCTTTGTGTATAAGATAAACTTTTCCGGCCTTAAATGATTAGTTAGCAAATCTGCTGCCGGTTCTCCTCCCCATGCCGTTAATTCATTATCCAGTTTTATATCATCCCAAGCCCCTTGAATGTGATAATATCCTCTAATTAATTTAGGTCTTAGCTGAGTAGCATATTCATTAATCCACCTATCCAGAAGTTCTCTTCGATTTTTCCAAACATATGTTTTCTTTCTCAATACCATTAAATATCCAGTTTTTTTCAACCCATCAATAACTTGTGGAATATTGCCCAATCCCACATTGGCTATTTCAGCAATATCACGCTGTGCTCTATTAATAAGATCAGCATTTTGCAATAAATGAAATACAACCTTTAGTCCTGTTTTGGTAAAAGCCCTATTAGCATTATCACTTCGTATGGGGTATTTATTATTGGTATCCACATACCAGAAAATATCTGGCGTCTTTATAAAAACATTACCATTGCTTTCAAGGTAGGCTATACCCAATTCTCTCAGTTGCTCTTTGATCTTAGGAAATATTATCTCAGAAATAAGAATTACATTACCTTTTTCTCTGTGAATTTTTTCAATTTGATGTAGTTGATGGTTCCGAATCTCTTTTTTCACCTCAGCAACAAATACAAGATGTTTACCATTAATCTCAAATTGCAGTTGTCCATCCTCAATCGGATCAATCTGAGACCAGGTTGCCTTAATTTCTTTTAGGTTTTGCAGAGCAATATCGACAATTTCTCTTTCCATGTTCACAAATATAATATGTTCACGAAACGTGAACAAGAATTATTTATGAACAATAAAATTCAATCTAACATCTAAAGGTGGATCAGCTCAATATTGGCTCTTTCACAACAAATTTCTAAGACTACAGAAACATGACGGATGCATAACAACAAATCATCCATCCGAACCCTATACTCCCTCTTATACCTCCCATCACTATAAGCACTCTGCAAAAGCTTCAATAACCTCTTATCTTCCTCTGTGTGTTGAGGAAATATGCTCCTCACCTCATTAGTGACTAAACCTGACAATCTAATTAGCCTACTAAGATTATGGGTACGTCTGTGGTAGCCTGTTCCGGCTTTGATCAAGGCAGTAAGTGCTTGCTCGGCTGACTGATGCAGCATGAACATGGCAAGAGCATTTTGGTCACTTAACCTACATAGCTCTGCTGTCTTTAAAAATTCTTTAGCTTTATTAATGCCGGTGTTGTAGAAGTCTTTGATTTCTTTTTGATCTGTAATTTCTCCAAGTGTGACATCATCAAATAGTGACCTCTGAGAGCTGTGGATAATATCAGCGGATTGGAAGACTTTTACAGCAAAACTATGACCTGCCTTTAACCACTTTTCAAAGATGCTAGTCTGTAATACAATGCAAATTATGGGAATGATAGATTTACAGCGACACTCAATAATTTCCTCCCACTCATATGTGTTCTTGTCATTCAGTTCAGGAATCACAATTAAAAGGTAGTACTCCGAAGTATAATTCACCGTTGTGGGGTTAGAAATGAAAATACTCTCACTTTTTATTTCCCGCTGTGAGCTACCTAGTAGATAAATCATGTCAGGCTTCACCACCTCCCTGATAACATTAATCAGTTGCTGATAAGAGCATTGGCCTAAGCTGTTGATTTCCATAGTTTTCATTTGCTCTGTCGATAATCAGGCGAGTTTAACAGGCTGTTTAGCATCCGAGCTTAGTTTCCTAGCCTTTAAGGCTTGAAATATGGCTATTGAAGCTTCGCTGGTAGAGTATTCATCCTTGGCTTCTTCCATTTTCTTTATATGATCGGTAAGCATATCAAAGAACCAATTATAGGTATCATCATCCGGTCGGATGCCAACTAAAGCAAATATGGGAGACTCCAGGCTGATGGCCCAGCCGGAGGGATCAAAGCCAACACTCTCCAAATCACAAAGTAGCCAATGGATATTGAGCTGCTTTTGAATTAGACAGAGAATAAGGTCTTCTTCCACTTGAATGCGAAAGAATGGAAATCTGGGGCGTTCTAGATGTAGTTTCATAATGACAAACTTTTAATTGCGTGATATTATTCCTTCAATCTAGATATCACAGTTTTGCTATTCCATATACCCACATGGTATTTTAGTAATGCAAGCAGGTATTTTACCCACGTAAATTATTCTTTGTTTTATTATATTTGTATAACAAACAGCTGAAATCACATGGAGAAGAAAATACACCACGGAAGAAATGTAAAGCGCTTTAGAGAAATGCTGGGCATCAAACAAGAAGGTTTAGCTCTTGAGCTTGGTGATGATTGGAACCAACGTAAAATATCTCTTCTCGAGCAAAAAGAAGAGATTGAAGCTGATTTACTGAAGCAAGTGGCGGAAGTATTGAAAGTACCTGTTGAAGCTATTGAGAATTTTAGTGAAGAGGCAGCTATTAATATTATCTCTAGCACTCTTCATGATCAATCTGGATCCATAAATCATCATCCTACTTTTAATATTAATCCCATGGAAAAAATCATGGAATTATTCGAAAGGTTGTTAGCTAGTGAGAGAGAAAAGACTCAGCTATTAAAAGATATACTGGATAAGATGAAATAAATGCTGAAGCACATATAACTTTATTGGTATATCTCCTATAGATAACTCCTCCTAACAATACTCCCACAAAGATTATTTAATATCTGTATTCTCAAACGCCGAGTTCCGAGGCAAGGGCATCTTGCCCAGCCAGGGCCAAGATCCAAATGTATACATTTGTACATCTTGCTAATTTCTAAGAAGCTTCCCAATATATAATCTTGAGGCTCCCTCAACTATCTAACAAAAAGCTTATCAAATTTTCAGTGCACTTACCTCTTAAAGGCCTTAACTATTTGAGGAAAGATTCTGTCAAGGGCAGCTCGGGCAGGTGGAGCCATGATGCTGTTTATATACCCTTGACAGGTTCTTTCTGAAAATAAAACTTTGCCTGGGAATGGAGGTAATGATTTAATAATCGCTTTGGTCACTGCTAGACAGCTACTAGGGTTAGGCAAAAGGTAAGGGTAGAACTATGTCTGGCAGGAAGGTGCGTTGGCTGTATAGTTCTTCTCTTACCAAGGGTTCCGAAAGCTGCTGAATGGAGGTACGGAATAAAGCGGCTGGAGGATGAAGGCCTTATTCGATTTTACTATTTTAAAATCCTTACCATCTTTCCCCCTACTTGTGAAAAAAGTATAGCATATCTCAACATTTTAGTATTACAACTAAACGTAAAGATTATGGCAACAGAAATTATCACCACAGACGATCTAAGAGAGTTTAAACTTGAACTAATTGATGAGTTTAAAAAGATTTTAAAAGAACATGCCGGAACCCCTGTAAAAAAATGGCTTAGATCTCCAGAGGTAAGGACCATGTTACACATTTCGCCAGGTACATTGCAAAATCTAAGAGTAAACGGCACTCTACCATTCACTAAAATAGGCGGAGTTCTATATTATGATTACCAGGATATTCATAAAATGCTAACAGAAAATAGAGTTCATAACAGCCGCAATTTTGATCCAATTTTAAAATAGCAAATCAAGAAATATAGTATCCTAATGATATAAATATATGACCCAAAAAAGAGATTTAATTTCTACTCAATCAACAAACACCCAAAAATTCCAATTAATTGGAAACCCTATATTGGCTTAAATTGTTTCATATTTAAAGCATTAATGCTGAATTAAGAGTTTAATGTATTAAACTTAAAGCATGGATTTTGGATTTAATTCAAACAGAGAAATATTAGCTGAAATGGGAAGGAGGTTTAAAGAGGCAAGAATCAATAGCTCTTTTACACAGCAGGAGTTGGCAAAGCACACTGGTGTGAGCAGGACTACTATCACCAGGCTAGAAGGTGGTGCCGGTATCTCCATGCTGCATTTTATTGCCTTGCTTCGAGCTGTAGATCATGTCAATGACCTTTCCAGAATCATCGATGTAAGCCAATTCATAGATCCGGAAAAAGAATTCAAACATCAACAAGCACAAAGCAAAAGGGTAAGACATTAACTATCAAAATACTCCTCGGGATTATTAGTGGTGAGTATTATCACAGACATCATCAGGGTAGGTTTGAAACTGATTGACGCAAACGAGCGAATTATGATGTATAATTTCACCTTGACATCCATGCACCATCAAGTTAATAGCTGCCATTTTACAGCACATCAGATCGATATCCTCACCGAATACATAATTGCCAGGATAAGCCACATGGAAAGCCAACAAATTTCGGCCAGATCCACAAGCAGGGTCGGAAATTCGCGCATTAGAAATGACTTCACTATAATTTAGTTGAACCATTAAATCACAAAGGTGCTCAGGAGTGAAAAACTGACCTAAAGCCTGTGATTTACGCTTTGAGGTTATCTCTTCATACAAATTACCTAAAGGATCACACCACTCATGACCATAATTTAATAATTGATGATAGACCTTAATAAGATCGCGTACCATTGCGCCAACGGCCAGTCTAATAAGCCTGGGATCAGCCACAGTACCGGTAGTCCCTCCGGTGCTTACTTTCAATACAGACTGCACCTTATTTTGTCGGTTGAGATACATGGCATAGAAAGATTCACGAAGCATCAAATCCTCATCCCATACTTGATGAAAAATCTTATTAGCATCTTCAGATGGCTGAATTATTGGTCTATCATTAATATTAATTTTGGATCTATAGACCAGTTGGATTTCAGAAACTATTTTAGTCTGCACTACGGAGTCTTGGATTTTGAAATTCATTACAATAAAGTATTTAAGTGAAAATAATTATGTAATGCCTTCTAGGTTTTAGGGATTAAGAAGTCCAGCTAGGTTGAGCGTGAGGTAAAAAGGGCACCGGTTTAAGGTGTGATAGCTTGCTACTTTATTCATACAAACCTTATTTTTTGGAATAATTGATATTACTTCCTACTTGATAAAGCTGGCTAACTAAGTACAGGCGAACACAGGCATTCTAAACCTGATAGTCGTGAAAATCGACAGATTGTAACAGATAGCAGGGATATCCTATCAGATCCCTACCGATGCTCTTTCCAAAAGAAATAATTATACTTGTCTACAGAAATAAGCACAACGGTAATTGATAGGTAATGAAAGAAAGTATAGAGCGCCACATGGCAAAAGACCTTACTGTTAAAGACTTCTTAAGTTTAATAATTAATAGCTCAACAGATTTAGCAGGTGAAAACTATTTATTAGTGACATATAGCGTTCTATCTGGAGCCACCAGAGTTGCCACAGAAACAATAAATTACTGTGTTGATCACGGATTTGTGAAAGAAAATAAAAAGGGTCAATCCACAGAATATAGTATAACAGAAAAAGGAAGAGAATTTTATAAAAGCAAGTAAGGATGTGGTTTCCTAATTAAAATTTACTTGATGATTGATCGTATAAATTTTCGGGCGAATAAAAGTCCTAGTTATTAGTTAGGACCTGCTGTAGAATAATCTTGAATTAAGATATCGAGTGGTATTTGTAAAGCTTCATGAGCCTTTCTAATCATGGTTAAGCTAAGTTTTCTTTTACGATTTAAAACCAAAGAAGCTTTTGCTTTATCACCAAAAATATGGGCAACTTCATTTTGATTAAAATCTCTTTCCTCCATCACATACTTGATAGATTCGATGGGGTCTAACTTAGGTAAAGGAAACTCTCTATCTTCATAATCTTCAATGAGAATAGCTAGTAATTCAAGTCTATCTCCATCAGGTGTGCCCTTTTGAGCATCGA
This genomic interval carries:
- a CDS encoding cysteine peptidase family C39 domain-containing protein — its product is MIAKYHGKSYSVDFLREKSGITNEGVSFSGLAEAAESIGYNTLAVRINWKTLLKEVPLPCIVHWRERHFVVVYKIKMNKVYVADPAHGLVKYQVRDFLEGWTGEGYEEKATGYALVLEQTPEFKGMSGGVDKAYDFTFCFGTLSPMVNIYYSWP
- a CDS encoding type IV toxin-antitoxin system AbiEi family antitoxin → MEREIVDIALQNLKEIKATWSQIDPIEDGQLQFEINGKHLVFVAEVKKEIRNHQLHQIEKIHREKGNVILISEIIFPKIKEQLRELGIAYLESNGNVFIKTPDIFWYVDTNNKYPIRSDNANRAFTKTGLKVVFHLLQNADLINRAQRDIAEIANVGLGNIPQVIDGLKKTGYLMVLRKKTYVWKNRRELLDRWINEYATQLRPKLIRGYYHIQGAWDDIKLDNELTAWGGEPAADLLTNHLRPEKFILYTKETSISLMKNYRLIPREKGELEVLEMFWDNKGRGIVPPMLIYAELMVEGGKRNTETAEMIFNEHIQSKL
- a CDS encoding HEPN domain-containing protein; translated protein: MKTMEINSLGQCSYQQLINVIREVVKPDMIYLLGSSQREIKSESIFISNPTTVNYTSEYYLLIVIPELNDKNTYEWEEIIECRCKSIIPIICIVLQTSIFEKWLKAGHSFAVKVFQSADIIHSSQRSLFDDVTLGEITDQKEIKDFYNTGINKAKEFLKTAELCRLSDQNALAMFMLHQSAEQALTALIKAGTGYHRRTHNLSRLIRLSGLVTNEVRSIFPQHTEEDKRLLKLLQSAYSDGRYKREYRVRMDDLLLCIRHVSVVLEICCERANIELIHL
- a CDS encoding helix-turn-helix domain-containing protein, whose protein sequence is MEKKIHHGRNVKRFREMLGIKQEGLALELGDDWNQRKISLLEQKEEIEADLLKQVAEVLKVPVEAIENFSEEAAINIISSTLHDQSGSINHHPTFNINPMEKIMELFERLLASEREKTQLLKDILDKMK
- a CDS encoding helix-turn-helix domain-containing protein gives rise to the protein MATEIITTDDLREFKLELIDEFKKILKEHAGTPVKKWLRSPEVRTMLHISPGTLQNLRVNGTLPFTKIGGVLYYDYQDIHKMLTENRVHNSRNFDPILK
- a CDS encoding helix-turn-helix domain-containing protein, which produces MDFGFNSNREILAEMGRRFKEARINSSFTQQELAKHTGVSRTTITRLEGGAGISMLHFIALLRAVDHVNDLSRIIDVSQFIDPEKEFKHQQAQSKRVRH
- a CDS encoding N-6 DNA methylase, translated to MNFKIQDSVVQTKIVSEIQLVYRSKININDRPIIQPSEDANKIFHQVWDEDLMLRESFYAMYLNRQNKVQSVLKVSTGGTTGTVADPRLIRLAVGAMVRDLIKVYHQLLNYGHEWCDPLGNLYEEITSKRKSQALGQFFTPEHLCDLMVQLNYSEVISNARISDPACGSGRNLLAFHVAYPGNYVFGEDIDLMCCKMAAINLMVHGCQGEIIHHNSLVCVNQFQTYPDDVCDNTHH
- a CDS encoding helix-turn-helix domain-containing protein, which codes for MELKPIRTENEYLQALQEAEKIFDAQKGTPDGDRLELLAILIEDYEDREFPLPKLDPIESIKYVMEERDFNQNEVAHIFGDKAKASLVLNRKRKLSLTMIRKAHEALQIPLDILIQDYSTAGPN